Part of the Methylorubrum populi genome is shown below.
TCGCGTGAAGGCCGCCGCGCTTCCCTCTCCCCTCTGCGGGAGAGGGTGGCCCCCGCGGGGGAGTCGGGTGAGGGGAGCGCCGTTTCCGGAAGGGCCTGAGCCGGCCCCTCTCCCGCAGCGGGGGAAGGGATCGCGAGGCGGCCTCTACTTCTTGTCCTCGCCACCGCCCATCGCCGTGCTGAGCCGCGCGTAGTTCTTCGTCACCAGGGCGATGTTGCCTTGCGACGGCTTGGCCGGCTCGCCTGCCGCGAGCGCCTCCTTGATCTCCTTGACCGCCTCGGCCTTCTCCTTGGCGGGCATGCCCTTGTCGGCCTGGACCGCCGCGAGCTGCTTCTTCAGGAGCGGCGTCGGGCCGACATAGCTCTTCGTCTCGGGATCGATCCCGCCGAGCACCGCATCGACGGTGTCGCTGGCATCCTGAAACTCTTCCAGGCTCGCGAAGCCGTTGCGCTTCACGATCGCCTCGGCCTGCCCTTGCGCCTGCGCCTCCGCCTTCGGATCGGGCTTGTCGGGCGCGCCGCCGGACAGCTTGGCCAGTTCCGGCTGCGCGGCGAGGAGACCGTCGATCTGTCCCTGCGTCAGAGCGATCTCCTTGCCCGGCTCCGGCGCCCCGGCGGGCGGGCGGTCCTGCGCCGCGGCGGAGGGGTTGGCCTGGGCGAGCGCGGCTCCGGGAGCGAGCACGGCCCCGGCGAGAAGGGCGGAGAGGGAAGCGGCGCGAACGGCGCGCGAAAGCATCGTCATGATCGTCTGCCTCTGATGTCTCGTCGGCTGCACCGGGCACCGTTCCGCGCGCGTGATGCGGCTCCGGCCTCGGGCGGCGCGCTTCTCGCAACGGGTCGCGGCGAAACCGTGATCGCATGCCCGGTCCCGGCCGGGCCGTGCGCCGCCGCAGAGACGGGACGCGCCACGCCCTGGCCGCAAAGGCCGCCTCTGCTCGTCGCGCCCGCCGAGAGGAGACAGGAGCCCCGTGAGCCAGACCTCCCCGAGACCGGTGTGGCGACGGCCCGGCGCCCGCCCGCTTCGCCGCCCTGCCGCTCCGCGCGCCGCCCTGTTGGCCGCCCTGTGCGCCGTCCTCGCGAGCGGGATTGCGGCGCCGGCCCGCGCCGAAGAGGCGTTTGCGCAGCGGGCCCACGCCCTCGTCACCCCCTATCTCGAGGCGGGCCTGTTCTCGGGCGTCATCCTCGTGGCCAAGGACGGTCAGCCGGTCTTCCGCCGCGCCTACGGCCTCGCCGACCGCGAATGGGAGATCCCCAACACGCCGCGCACCCATTTCCGCATCGGCTCGCTCACCAAGGCCTTCACGGCGGCGGCGATCCTGAAGCTCGCGGAGGCCGGCCGGCTCGGCCTCGACGACCCGATCCGCCGCTGGGTTCCCTCCGTTCCGGAGGCGTGGGCCGGGGTGAGTCTGCGGCACCTGCTCCAGCACCGCTCCGGCATCATCAACTTCACGGCGCTGCCGAACTACTACGACCAGATCGCGCGGGTCGATCACACGCCGGCGCAGATCGTGGCGCTGACGGCGGGCGACCCGCTGCTGTTCCCGCCGGGAGAGCGCTTCGAGTACAGCAACACCAACTACGTGCTGCTCGGCATGGCGATCGAGGCGGCCTCCGGCCGCTCCTACGAAGCCTATCTGCGCGAATCGATCCTCGCGCCGCTGGGATTGAAGGAGACCGGTTACGACGACCTGACGGTGATCCTGCCGCGGCGGGCGGCCGGCTACCGCCGCGGCCGGGCGCAGTGGCGCAACGCCGTGCCGATGGCGGCCAGTTCGGCCTTTGCCGCGGGAGCGCTCTACGCGACGGTCGACGACCTGCTCGCCTGGGACGAGGCACTCTCCGGGCCGCGTCTGCTGTCGGAGGCCTCGCGCGCGGCGATGTTCGACGACCGCGGCACCGGCTACAGCCTCGGCTGGTTCGTCGCCCGCGCCTTCGGCAAGCCCGGCGTGCCGGGGAGCGGCCACCGCGTCTTCGGCCATGCCGGGTCGATCCCCGGCTTCCTGTCGATCAACGACCTCTATCCCGACGATCGCCTGACCGTGATCGTGCTCTCGAACACCGAGACCGCCCCGGCCCAGAAGATCGCCCGCGACCTCGCCGCGCTTCATCTCGGCCATTACGAGGCGCCGGAAGAGATCGTGCTGGAGGACGTGATCCTCGACCGTTATCCCGGCACCTACCGCCTCGGCCCGCGCGCCGTCCTCACCGTCGCCCGCGAGGGCAGGGGCCTGACGGCGCGGCTGGACGGGCCCGGCCTGCGCGAGCCGGCCTTTCCCTTCGTGCCCGAGAGCGACCGCACCTTCGTCAGCCCCGTCGCCGACATGCGGCTTACTTTCGAGACCGAGCCGGACGGCAGCCCCACCGGGGTGATCCTGCATCGCGAGCACCGCGACCGGACCGGGCCGCGCGTGAGCGAGGCGGAGGCGCGGGCGAGCCTCGCCGAGCCGCCGCGGGAGCACCGCGAGGTCGCCATCGATCGCGCCGGCCTGACGGCGCTCGCCGGCCGCTACGCCCTGTCACCGGGTTTCGAGATCGCGGTCACCGTCGAGGACGGGCGGATCTTCGCGCAGGCGCCCCGGCAGCCACGCAACGAACTCTTCCCCGAGGCCGAGCGCGCCTTCTTCCTCCGCGCGGTCGATGCGCAGATCACCTTCACCGCCGACGAGGCGGGCCGCGTCACCGGCCTGATCCTGTACCAGAACGGCCTCGAGACCGATGCGCCCCGCCTCCCCGACGGGGGCGAGCCGACGATGCGCCTTGGACCAAGGGCGGGGTCGCCACAGGATCCGAAAGGGTCTAACTGATGGACCTGTCGCCGGTCGCATCGGCGGTGGCCTCGCTGCCCCCTGCGACCGCCGAAAACAGTTGCGACATCCATCAAGTCGGCGGCCGCCAGAAGCCGCGTTGGCCAAAAGTCCACCTTGATCAGACGGGGCCACTGCTCTTGTCTCCCGCCACAACGCGGAAGAGCGGTCGCCGAACGAGCGCAATGGAGGAAACGCGATGAACAAGCCCGAATTCCTGGCCGACGCCAAGACCAAGTCGCCGTTCTCGGCGCGCTACGACAACTTCATCGGCGGCCAGTGGGTCGCCCCCGTCGGCGGCCGCTATTTCGAGAACACCTCCCCCATCACCGGCAAGGTGATCTGCGAGGTCGCCCGCTCCGACGCGCAGGACATCGACAAGGCGCTGGACGCCGCGCACGCCGCCAAAGACGCCTGGGGCCGCACCGCCCCGGCCGAGCGCGCCCGCATCCTCAACAAGATCGCCGACCGGATGGAGGAGAACCTCGATCTGATCGCGCTGGCCGAGACCTGGGACAACGGCAAGCCGATCCGCGAGACCACCGCCGCCGACATCCCGCTCGCCATCGACCACTGGCGCTACTTCGCCAGCTGCGTGCGCGCCCAGGAAGGCGCGATCTCCGAGATCGACCACGACACGGTGGCCTACCACTTCCACGAGCCCCTCGGCGTCGTCGGCCAGATCATCCCGTGGAACTTCCCGATCCTGATGGCGGTGTGGAAGCTGGCGCCGGCTCTGGCCGCCGGCAACTGCGTCGTGCTGAAGCCCGCCGAGCAGACCCCGGCCTCGATCCTCGTGGTGCTGGAACTCATCGGCGACCTGCTGCCGCCGGGCGTGATCAACGTCGTCAACGGCTTCGGCCTCGAGGCCGGCAAGCCGCTCGCCTCCTCGCCCCGCATCGCCAAGATCGCCTTCACCGGTGAGACGACCACCGGCCGCCTCATCATGCAGTACGCCTCGCAGAACCTGATTCCCGTGACGCTGGAGCTCGGCGGCAAGTCGCCGAACATCTTCTTCGCGGACGTCGCCAACGAGGATGACGACTTCTTCGACAAGGCGCTCGAAGGCTTCACCATGTTCGCCCTCAACCAGGGCGAGGTCTGCACCTGCCCGAGCCGCGCGCTGGTGCACGAGTCGATCTACGACCGCTTCATCGAGCGCGCGATCAAGCGCGTCGAGGCGATCACCCAGGGCTCGCCGCTGGATCCGGCGACCATGATCGGCGCCCAGGCCTCCTCGGAGCAGCTCGAGAAGATCCTGAGCTACGTCGATATCGGCAAGCAGGAAGGTGCGGAGTGCCTCACGGGCGGCGCCCGCGGCAACCGCGAGGGCGATCTCGCCGACGGCTTCTACATGCAGCCGACGGTGTTCAAGGGCCACAACAAGATGCGGATCTTCCAGGAGGAGATCTTCGGGCCCGTCCTCTCGGTCACGACCTTCAAGGACGACGAGGAGGCGCTCTCGATCGCCAACGACACGCTCTACGGCCTTGGCGCCGGCGTCTGGACCCGCGACGGAACCCGTGCCTACCGCTTCGGCCGCGCGATCCAGGCCGGCCGCGTCTGGACGAACTGCTACCACGCCTACCCGGCGCACGCGGCCTTCGGCGGCTACAAGCAGTCCGGCATCGGCCGCGAGACCCACAAGATGATGCTCGACCACTACCAGCAGACCAAGAACATGCTGGTCAGCTACTCCTCGAAGAAGCTCGGCTTCTTCTAAGAGCCTCAAAGCGTTCGAGACCAACTTCAGCCCCGGCCGAAAGGCCGGGGTCTTTTGTTGTCGGGGCCGCATCGGCGGCGCGGCATGCCCGGCATCGGGCGCCCGACTGACGGACCGCTCCCGATGCGGGAATGGACGGGCGCTTCAGCCCGCACCGGCTCGGCCGGCAGACCGGTCAGGCCCCCCGCCAGGACTGCGCCGCCTCGGCCGCGAAATCGCGATAGCGGCGCGGGGAACGGCCGAGCAGGGCCGCGAAGCGTGCGACCTCGGCGGCGCTCGCCGAGGCGCCGTCCTCTTGGTA
Proteins encoded:
- a CDS encoding serine hydrolase, which translates into the protein MSQTSPRPVWRRPGARPLRRPAAPRAALLAALCAVLASGIAAPARAEEAFAQRAHALVTPYLEAGLFSGVILVAKDGQPVFRRAYGLADREWEIPNTPRTHFRIGSLTKAFTAAAILKLAEAGRLGLDDPIRRWVPSVPEAWAGVSLRHLLQHRSGIINFTALPNYYDQIARVDHTPAQIVALTAGDPLLFPPGERFEYSNTNYVLLGMAIEAASGRSYEAYLRESILAPLGLKETGYDDLTVILPRRAAGYRRGRAQWRNAVPMAASSAFAAGALYATVDDLLAWDEALSGPRLLSEASRAAMFDDRGTGYSLGWFVARAFGKPGVPGSGHRVFGHAGSIPGFLSINDLYPDDRLTVIVLSNTETAPAQKIARDLAALHLGHYEAPEEIVLEDVILDRYPGTYRLGPRAVLTVAREGRGLTARLDGPGLREPAFPFVPESDRTFVSPVADMRLTFETEPDGSPTGVILHREHRDRTGPRVSEAEARASLAEPPREHREVAIDRAGLTALAGRYALSPGFEIAVTVEDGRIFAQAPRQPRNELFPEAERAFFLRAVDAQITFTADEAGRVTGLILYQNGLETDAPRLPDGGEPTMRLGPRAGSPQDPKGSN
- the adh gene encoding aldehyde dehydrogenase, which produces MNKPEFLADAKTKSPFSARYDNFIGGQWVAPVGGRYFENTSPITGKVICEVARSDAQDIDKALDAAHAAKDAWGRTAPAERARILNKIADRMEENLDLIALAETWDNGKPIRETTAADIPLAIDHWRYFASCVRAQEGAISEIDHDTVAYHFHEPLGVVGQIIPWNFPILMAVWKLAPALAAGNCVVLKPAEQTPASILVVLELIGDLLPPGVINVVNGFGLEAGKPLASSPRIAKIAFTGETTTGRLIMQYASQNLIPVTLELGGKSPNIFFADVANEDDDFFDKALEGFTMFALNQGEVCTCPSRALVHESIYDRFIERAIKRVEAITQGSPLDPATMIGAQASSEQLEKILSYVDIGKQEGAECLTGGARGNREGDLADGFYMQPTVFKGHNKMRIFQEEIFGPVLSVTTFKDDEEALSIANDTLYGLGAGVWTRDGTRAYRFGRAIQAGRVWTNCYHAYPAHAAFGGYKQSGIGRETHKMMLDHYQQTKNMLVSYSSKKLGFF